One Dehalococcoidia bacterium genomic window carries:
- a CDS encoding NAD(P)/FAD-dependent oxidoreductase produces the protein MAGGAGVHDVVVAGGSVAGAASALRLARAGARVLVLDRALFPRRKACGEGVFPAGVGELERLGVVDAIAGRVWPLRRLRFEVDGASCSAALSPSSRTGLGIPRTVLDGALLEAAGAAGVEVVTGCRVIGLMPGPRGFGGMVDAEGRKFEGRVLVAADGMGSSLRRMAGLSARPRRRRRYGVSAHFQTPRDPGDAITVHFRKSHEVYVTPVGDREANVAVLLDGTEARSLGGDLTSAFLGYVSGLPEVEDASLADAPRVAGPFPAEPGAAWRHNLVLAGDAAGFHDAVTGEGISLALRASRLVASAVESYLETGNSSAFQHYERGWRDLRRPSTLLADLILFLRRRPALARWAIRNLAARPGVFSRLVALNGGELGFRELRPRDLAGLLFGL, from the coding sequence ATGGCCGGCGGTGCGGGCGTGCATGACGTGGTCGTGGCCGGCGGCAGCGTCGCGGGTGCGGCCTCGGCGCTGCGCCTGGCGCGAGCCGGCGCGCGGGTGCTGGTGCTGGATCGCGCCCTCTTCCCGCGCCGGAAGGCCTGCGGTGAAGGCGTCTTCCCGGCAGGAGTAGGCGAGCTTGAGCGGCTGGGGGTGGTCGATGCCATCGCCGGCCGTGTGTGGCCGCTGCGCCGCCTGCGCTTCGAGGTCGATGGCGCCTCCTGCTCGGCCGCCCTCAGCCCCTCGAGCCGGACCGGCCTCGGCATCCCCCGGACGGTGCTGGACGGAGCTCTTCTCGAGGCAGCAGGGGCCGCCGGGGTCGAGGTCGTGACCGGCTGCAGGGTAATTGGCCTCATGCCGGGGCCGCGCGGCTTTGGCGGCATGGTCGATGCGGAGGGCCGGAAGTTCGAGGGGCGTGTCCTCGTAGCCGCGGACGGCATGGGCTCGTCCCTTCGACGTATGGCGGGGCTATCCGCAAGGCCGCGAAGGCGCCGACGCTACGGCGTGAGTGCTCACTTCCAAACGCCCCGAGACCCGGGGGACGCCATCACGGTGCACTTCCGGAAGTCTCATGAGGTCTACGTGACTCCCGTCGGAGACCGGGAGGCAAATGTGGCGGTCCTTCTCGATGGAACGGAGGCGCGAAGCCTCGGAGGCGACCTTACCAGCGCCTTCCTTGGTTACGTTTCCGGCCTGCCGGAGGTCGAGGACGCCTCCCTGGCGGATGCGCCTCGGGTTGCCGGACCCTTTCCCGCCGAACCGGGCGCCGCCTGGCGGCACAACCTCGTGCTCGCCGGCGATGCCGCCGGCTTCCACGATGCCGTGACGGGTGAGGGTATCTCCCTGGCCCTGCGCGCCAGCCGCCTCGTCGCGAGCGCCGTCGAGTCGTACCTGGAGACCGGCAATTCGTCCGCCTTCCAGCACTACGAACGGGGCTGGCGCGACCTGCGCCGGCCTTCGACGCTCCTCGCTGACCTCATCCTCTTCTTACGCCGGCGGCCGGCCCTGGCGCGGTGGGCAATCCGCAACCTGGCTGCCCGGCCCGGCGTCTTCAGCCGGTTGGTTGCCTTGAATGGCGGCGAGCTCGGCTTCCGCGAGCTGCGGCCGCGCGACCTGGCGGGGCTGCTCTTCGGCCTCTGA
- a CDS encoding MFS transporter: MRLLIGTSVLWFGLSMFADGVTTLILPDLLEDQLPEGLEGTVLGLVTFVGLAAAALVQPVAGHLSDRLGAGWRRQPVIAAGVAVSLPGAALLALGPGLPWVLAGYFVLLLALSVAQAGQQALVPDLVREERRGRAAGLKGVMDLGGALVAFLVLGVTLEQGGPVPGLAIMSAVLVGVFLLGLVLQPRWPSAPPPRESRPRPADAFRLDLRTHAAFVRVTVARLLFLFGVYAVGRFFLFLADDRLGMEADEAEEEAAFLLAGLTLVSLLAALLGGWFADRRGRATAMTLGAYLGAGGIALLVVARSQASLFGFGALLALGSGLFTAGNWAQAADLAPQEERARFMALANLGTAGAIAAAGLLGPVIDAGNAASDGLGYDLLLAVAAASVFASALAVRPLAPSRERPAPAIRRPSGGVT, from the coding sequence ATGCGACTTCTAATTGGCACCAGCGTCCTCTGGTTCGGCCTGAGCATGTTCGCGGATGGCGTCACGACGCTCATTCTCCCAGACCTGCTGGAAGACCAACTACCGGAAGGCCTCGAGGGTACCGTTCTCGGCCTGGTTACATTCGTTGGTCTGGCCGCAGCGGCATTAGTGCAGCCTGTCGCCGGTCACTTGAGCGACAGACTCGGCGCCGGGTGGCGGCGCCAGCCCGTGATCGCGGCCGGGGTGGCTGTCTCATTACCCGGCGCCGCGCTGCTCGCTCTCGGACCGGGCCTGCCATGGGTGTTGGCAGGCTACTTCGTGCTCCTTCTGGCGCTCAGCGTCGCACAGGCGGGACAGCAGGCGCTGGTGCCCGACCTGGTACGGGAGGAGCGCCGGGGGCGTGCTGCCGGACTCAAGGGAGTGATGGACCTCGGCGGCGCGCTGGTCGCTTTCCTGGTCCTCGGGGTGACGCTCGAGCAGGGCGGGCCGGTCCCGGGCCTGGCGATCATGTCCGCGGTCCTAGTCGGGGTGTTCCTGCTTGGTCTGGTGTTGCAGCCACGGTGGCCGAGCGCCCCGCCGCCGAGGGAGTCGCGCCCGCGACCGGCGGACGCCTTCAGGCTCGACCTGCGGACGCATGCCGCGTTCGTGCGCGTGACGGTTGCCCGCCTCCTGTTTCTGTTCGGCGTCTATGCCGTCGGCCGGTTCTTTCTGTTCCTCGCAGACGACAGGTTAGGCATGGAAGCGGACGAGGCAGAGGAGGAAGCGGCCTTCCTTCTCGCTGGGCTGACGCTCGTTAGCTTGCTGGCGGCCCTGCTCGGGGGCTGGTTCGCCGACCGCCGCGGACGCGCAACGGCGATGACGCTTGGGGCCTACCTCGGCGCTGGCGGTATCGCCCTGCTGGTCGTGGCGCGGAGTCAGGCGTCGCTGTTCGGCTTCGGGGCGTTGCTGGCCCTCGGTTCGGGGTTGTTCACGGCCGGCAACTGGGCCCAGGCCGCGGACCTTGCCCCGCAAGAGGAGAGGGCGCGCTTCATGGCGCTGGCGAACCTCGGCACGGCGGGCGCGATCGCGGCTGCGGGCCTGCTCGGGCCAGTAATCGATGCCGGGAACGCAGCCTCGGACGGCCTGGGTTACGACCTGTTGCTCGCTGTCGCCGCCGCGTCGGTCTTCGCCAGCGCGCTCGCCGTCCGGCCGCTGGCGCCGTCTCGCGAGAGGCCCGCGCCCGCCATAAGGCGCCCCTCCGGAGGTGTTACATGA
- a CDS encoding response regulator, with protein sequence MPESHNPRVLLIDDDRALLRMARLALASDAMVVDTAADGVEGLEKLAAADFDVIVLDLQMPRMDGREFYREMRSRGYRTPVIILSAYGAETARKELGAECAVTKPFDPASLIRVVRSQSNGGAEQS encoded by the coding sequence ATGCCCGAGAGCCACAACCCACGCGTCCTTCTGATCGACGATGACCGCGCGCTGCTGCGCATGGCCCGTCTCGCCCTCGCCTCTGATGCGATGGTCGTGGACACCGCCGCAGACGGCGTCGAGGGCCTGGAGAAGCTGGCTGCCGCTGACTTCGATGTGATCGTGCTCGACCTGCAGATGCCGCGCATGGACGGCCGCGAGTTCTACAGGGAGATGAGGTCCCGTGGCTACAGGACGCCGGTCATTATCCTCTCGGCGTACGGCGCTGAAACAGCGCGCAAGGAACTGGGAGCGGAGTGCGCGGTGACCAAGCCCTTCGACCCGGCCAGCCTCATCCGCGTCGTACGCTCGCAGAGCAACGGCGGCGCGGAGCAGTCCTGA
- a CDS encoding PQQ-dependent sugar dehydrogenase, protein MNTNRGTRDSKALDLPGWLAYAYKPVLPLLEKLHVSRRGTREHNPADILLPEGYVAELVASGFDAPDHCCFDGQGACYVFESGHKVEQPPRILKVDPDSRTYEVFFELPRERWIPTGAVTGGCWHEGHLYVCNTDTLSRIGPDGRIDDIVTGLPGLGDHQANYPVAGPDGKLYFGVGSATNAGVVGPDNAGYEWLPKHPQVHDVPARDLVLRGLDFASRNVLGSLTETVATGAFVPFGTPTSPGHVVRGNVKCSGSVLRCEPDGSGLEVVAWGLRNPYGIAFAPDGKLYVTEHGSDERGARYIVGDPDDFYQIEAGRWYGWPDFASGIRLDDAYWGDAGKAREPVLQEFPEPQPPRPVLSFEPHAAANGFDFCRDGRFGFAGDAFVALFGDLFPLTTTREATPAGFKVVRIDMKTLTALDFAVNRIAGPASKLPHAGFERPSHCAFGPDGCLYVVDSGEIDLAPERGGIRMKQGTGSLWRIRRVALETGELPPKPATWPVNVIPLLAAPLAIVVAALVVGALLRRRRRGSREPAPSSSANL, encoded by the coding sequence ATGAATACGAATAGGGGGACGCGCGACTCGAAGGCCCTGGACCTGCCGGGCTGGCTGGCTTATGCCTACAAGCCGGTCCTGCCCCTGCTCGAGAAGCTACACGTCAGCCGCCGCGGCACGCGGGAGCACAACCCGGCCGACATCCTGCTGCCCGAGGGGTACGTCGCGGAACTGGTGGCTTCCGGATTCGACGCCCCTGACCATTGCTGCTTCGATGGCCAGGGCGCCTGCTACGTCTTCGAGTCCGGACACAAGGTCGAGCAGCCGCCCCGGATCCTGAAGGTCGACCCGGACAGCCGGACCTACGAAGTGTTCTTCGAGCTCCCGCGGGAACGCTGGATTCCGACGGGCGCGGTCACCGGCGGTTGCTGGCACGAAGGCCACCTCTACGTCTGCAATACGGATACGCTCTCGCGCATTGGCCCGGATGGCCGCATCGACGACATCGTGACCGGACTGCCAGGCCTCGGCGATCACCAGGCGAACTATCCCGTGGCCGGACCGGACGGCAAACTGTACTTCGGCGTCGGCTCGGCGACGAACGCCGGCGTCGTCGGTCCGGACAACGCCGGTTACGAATGGCTGCCCAAGCACCCGCAGGTCCATGACGTTCCGGCCAGGGACCTGGTCCTGAGGGGGCTGGACTTCGCGAGCCGTAACGTCCTGGGAAGCCTGACGGAGACCGTCGCCACGGGAGCGTTCGTCCCCTTCGGCACGCCGACATCACCCGGGCACGTAGTCCGCGGCAACGTGAAGTGCTCCGGCTCTGTGTTGCGCTGTGAGCCGGATGGCTCCGGGCTGGAGGTGGTGGCCTGGGGGCTTCGCAACCCTTACGGCATCGCCTTCGCGCCGGATGGGAAGCTCTACGTAACGGAGCATGGCAGCGACGAGCGCGGCGCGCGCTACATCGTGGGCGACCCGGACGACTTCTACCAGATCGAGGCGGGCCGCTGGTACGGCTGGCCGGACTTCGCCTCCGGCATCAGGCTGGACGACGCTTACTGGGGCGATGCAGGCAAGGCCCGCGAGCCGGTCCTGCAGGAGTTTCCCGAGCCGCAGCCGCCGCGTCCGGTGCTCAGCTTCGAGCCGCATGCCGCGGCCAATGGCTTCGACTTCTGCCGCGATGGGCGCTTCGGCTTCGCCGGTGACGCCTTCGTGGCGCTGTTCGGAGACCTGTTCCCGCTCACGACGACGCGAGAGGCGACCCCAGCCGGCTTCAAGGTGGTGCGCATCGATATGAAGACGCTCACCGCACTGGACTTTGCCGTCAACCGCATCGCCGGCCCGGCTTCGAAGTTGCCACATGCCGGCTTCGAGAGGCCGTCGCACTGCGCCTTCGGGCCGGATGGCTGCCTCTATGTCGTGGACTCGGGTGAGATCGACCTCGCGCCCGAGCGTGGCGGAATCCGCATGAAACAGGGCACTGGCTCTCTCTGGCGCATTCGCCGTGTGGCGCTGGAGACCGGCGAGCTTCCGCCCAAGCCAGCGACCTGGCCTGTCAACGTCATCCCACTCCTTGCCGCACCGCTGGCGATCGTGGTGGCTGCCCTGGTGGTGGGAGCGCTCCTTCGCCGACGCCGCCGGGGTTCGCGAGAGCCGGCGCCCTCGAGTAGTGCCAATCTGTAA